The Haliaeetus albicilla chromosome 11, bHalAlb1.1, whole genome shotgun sequence sequence GTAGGCCCAGGCGTAACAGCAGTAGGAGGTGCCTCTATCCCAGTGCACCTCTGCTGGGCAACTGCAATAGCTGTGCAGGAATGGCATTGTTTGCAGTAAAGGGAGTTTGTGACTCATTAGTCTCTTCTGTTCTATTTCAGATCTTTTCAGGCCTCTTAGTAAACCTCCCTTCTGTAATGGGCTGGCTGAACTGGCTCAAGTACTTCAGCATCCCCCGATACGGCCTTACTGTGAGTAGAAAGTAGCATCAGTCTCCTGTGAGTAATGTAGCCACATTGCTGCTTCCTGGAGAGATTTTGAGTATAAATTAAGTTCTCTTGAAagtcagatttatttattttccttgtatGAATATGGTAAAAGAAGAACAAACCAGCCAGCCCCCAAAAGCATGCCAAAGTTAATCTCTGTGTAAGAGGTGGAAGTTTCAGAGATTGAACAAATCCTTTGTGCCACAAAATTAGTGCCACCTGGACAGCAGCAGAGTGAGCTGTCCAGTGAGGCACTAATTCCTAGCCTGAATAGTGATCCCTATGGTTTAGAATAAAGTCAAATGTTGTATGGCCTCTCCAGAGACTGTTGTTTGGGGGGCCGGTCTGAGGTTAATGACTGTCCAACCAGTTAAAGGATTTACCATAATCCTGAGTGTCTCAGTCTTCAGTGTGGCTTCCTCTGAAGTGAAATATGACTTACTGCCATTTCTGAATAATAAGGAGCTAGGGTACCAGAAAGCTAAGGGTGCAGCTGCTTGAAACACTGTAATTAGACGTAGGAGGTCACCCACTGGTCACAGGTGGGAAGCACAGGTTGTGCTTCCATCTCCTGTCTTCATTCTGGCCAAGCCTATCTGGGATGAATAGTTTTCTATCTCTGAGTAAAAATGAGTGAAATGAATGCCAGAGCTGGTGCAGGGTCGTGTGGGCAGGACCATGTTGACCACCAGTGGAAGAGAGAGGTAGGatcagggagggggggagatgTGTGAGACTTCCCCTGTTTGGATATCACCGAGATACTTTTATCAGTGTTGCTGAACACGGAAGCGTCCCCTGAGACTGCAGTTAGCCCAGGTTGCCAGTGCAGGGGAACCCTTCCCCTCTTGCCTTGGCTGACTTTGCCATCTGCTTCAGTGCTGGTGCTGGAGTGTCTGCATGCAGCCACATGGTTTTCTGGGTCAGTAGCTTGACCcagatgaaaatgaatgaaCAGGAACTTGTAGCTGGCAAGACAGAAACCCATGGCTCAATCACTGAAATGTAACTTTGAAGCCAAAGACTCAGACACCAAACCATTCTGCACATAGAACTTGGAGCAGTTCCTCAGAAAGGCAGTGATTAAaagcttcaaaataaaaaggatcATAAACATACAGTTCCAATGGTGTTACGTGTCTTCTAATAATCAAATTCCTTCAAGATGTTTCAGTTTTAGCACCTCAAATCACTAACTGTAAAAATCTGATGTCTGCCTCTTTCCCTAGGCTCTTCAAGTGAATGAGTTCAGAGATCTCTATTTCTGTGGTGAGAAGAATCCAAATGTTACAGCATCTGTGGGAGATGTAGACAGTTGTCCCCCTGATATTTCAGGAGAAATGTAAGTCTCTAACTCATGGTGGTTCTTGGGCCTGATTTGTGATGGCTTGCTTAGAGAGAAGTCTGACTGTTTcaaatttttatattattcaCAGAATAACCACTCACAGGCCAGTCTCAATAATATGTCccaaaataatgtattttaggAGTATGTAATAAAACCTCACAATTACAGAAGAGTGAAGTAGGGATGAAACTTTACTCCTAAAAATAGGCAGATGAGCTAAATTGACTTTTGTCTTTGATAGCCTAGCCCTGGCTTATCAGTTTTCTTAAACAAACCCAGGGCCATTTAGCAATGGAAATGAAATGTGTGGACAGCTACAAAGTTGTTGGTTAGCAGTAGACCTGTGATCAGAAACATGCCTGCCCCTCAGAGCAGAGTTCTAAATATTAACCTCCCTGCAGATACAGCAGCAAGCCAAGGTATCTATCTCCCCGTGCTACTGCCCCATTTGAAATATTCTTGACTATTTTAAGAGTATTGTACAACTTAGGTTGTAGCAACATAAGTATTTCGTGACACATGCTGGAGGGCTGGCAAACTGAGGTTATTGCAGAGAATGGTGCTAGAGCACTGTTTCCACAGCTTTTGGATCCCAAACCCTGCTACGACCTCCAATGATTGCTGCGTGAAACTAATGCTTTTGTACTTAACACAGTTCAATGTGGTTCTGAGGTTTACTCGTAAATTGCCAGCTATCTATAAACAACACTTAGGATTGTACTGAAAAATGATGAGAACCAGAGATCTAGATTTGTCCCTTAAGCTTTTTTTAGTGATAGCTTATGAAGTTACTCTACTTCTGTCACCTGTTTTGCAGAGTTGAGGGTTGAAGAATCTTTGTGGAACAGGAATAAAAGTAACTACCTGAAGACTTGCACCACATAGTAATACCAACTTCTTCCCCATGCTTTTCTGCAGGTGTTCTGGTGAAGCATACCTGTGCAGCCAAGGAATCGCACCTACCAACTGGGCAATGTGGGAAAATATAGTGGCTCTCGTCTGCATGACTGTTATCTTCCTTATCATTGCCTATGCGAAACTCCGGTTTATGAGAAAGTTCACATAGACTCCTGCAGTGCCTTGCTCTGCAGCTTCTCTAATCTTAAAACTGCAAAGCTTGTTAGGGCGTACTGGAGATTGCCAAAAGATTTCAGCTGACTTTACTGGACTTCAGATGGGAACCCTGTCCCCTTGTTTCTGGAGCACGAACTCCACACAACtgtatgattttggtttttaagaagaaatgcaTTAATGTACATTGCGTAAGTGTTTTTTTGTAAGAGAATATAGTTCTCATAATTCCTTAGGTACATATCAAACTGTATATTGTAAAGCATTATTCTTCTGTGGCCAACTTACACAGGAAATGTTCAaagggaaacattttcatttgaatatGTGAGCTTCTAAATCACAAGTGGTGTAAGGTGATGATGGCATTTATGCATTGATATGTTGCCCCTTGTTAGTGCCTGTCACATGTGAGGAGAGCCAGAGACCGTTCACAGCGTGTTGGAGATGCATTTGAGTTTGAAGTCAGTAAAGGGAATGAATGCTCCTTGCCAAGCAAGAAGAGTTATACTTCTAGTAGCTTCTCAATGGGAGCTACTTGCAGAAACAACTTTTGCTTGATTAAAAACTAAACAGTAGTGGTGTTAAGACATCTCATCTAAGAATAGTGACAAATATATATTGTTgtactgtaaaaaaacccaaaacaaaccacccctCCAAACcctggccccccccccagcaaaaaatacatttactgcttaagaggaggggaggaaattcccttttttcttttaataaaaatttgtaTACTTAGCAATGGCAGATCTTTTTAACAGACTTAATGCTTAGCTGCACCATCTATACATAGTGGTCCTTATACTATCATCTGAAAAAACTCCTGTAGACAGTGTTGTGGCGTGCCAGCAGTTGTCTCCTCACCACATCAtcagcaaaagcagagctgcttttaAGCTGCATTAAGACCCTCAGATCCAAGTGAACCAGCTAAGCCAAAGGAAAACATCCTCAAACGCAAGGATGGCTTGCTTGTGAAGGCCGGGCTAGCAGCAGCCCTTGAGACTGGCCTGCAGTCCGAAAGTGCTTCCGGTGCTCTTGCAATAAATGGTTCAGTCGTGGCATTAGAAAGAGGGAAATAATCAAACTGAGAGCGCAGCTGCGTCAGGCACAAACCGTgctctttctgtgctgcttcacTGCCTTCTACAGCTGGTAAGAAGTAAACTCGTGCCCCGTTTTACACCTCGGTGTTTGTCTTTCTCCTCCAGCCGTGATGACGGTCGTTTGTTCTTGCTTGTTCGCGCCACCGAGGCTGTCCCCCGCCAGACACCTCACGCACGCGGTGGCGGACGCCTCCCCTCACGACGCGGACAGAagcagggaagggggggcaggcCCCGGATCCAGGCGCGGGGCGGCTGTCAGGCCCCGGCTGCCGCGTggcccggcggggagcgggccggAGCCGGCACGGCGGTGGCATCCCCGCCGGCCAGGGCCCAGCGCCGAGGGCGGCTGCCTTCCCCggccagccgccgccgccgccctcccgcccGCAACCGCGCATGCGCCACCGCGGCCGGGGGCGAGGCCGCGGCCGTGCGCGGCTCCGAAGGCGGAAGCGGGCGCCGCGGGAGAGGGCCTGTCGCCATGGCGACCGCGGCGGAGGGGCTGCCCGAGGCCGGCGCGCAGCCCGCTAAGCGTAAGGGGCCGGGGTCGTCGCCGTCGCCCTCCTGTCCTCCCTCTCCTGTCCTCTCCTCTCAGtcccccttctcttctctccgTCCCCGTCTCCGGGTTCGGCCCTTGGCCGCGTGGCGGTGGACGGGCCCTGCCAGGCCGCGGCCTGCTCCCGGCACGGCAGCAGCCGTCCCGCGGCTGGAAGGGCTCCGGAGGTGGGGTGGGGGCCGGCTGCGGGGCGGGCCCGCGGTTTCGCGTATGTCGGCCGGCCGGCTGGTCCCATGGAGCCCGGCGGCTGCATCCCGCCAGGGTCGTACCGCCGTGTGCCGctcgccgccgctccccgcgccGCCGCTTCGGCCGGCGGGAGCCGTGGGCCTCGGGGCAGCCTTTGCGTTCAAGCCGGCAAAAGCTGCCCGCACAGCGAAGAGCGACTTGCCGGGCTGAGGAAGAGGTGCTGAGCTGCTCCTGCGAAGAGCGGACCAAGGGCGGGTTGCGGTAGAAGTGgatttggagaagaaaagcGGCGATTATCGCTTTCCACAGTGGGGATCTGTTGTAGCCCCTCGTGAAATGGACTGGGGGGGTGTCTATTCTTATATTCTGAATCAGTGCCTAGAAATAAACATCAGTAGCATTGTGCACAAAGTCACTCAAAAGTTCTCCCCACATTCCCTTCCTGTCGTCTAGGTGCAGGAGGGGGCTGATATTTGCAGGTGCGGTCAGGCCAGGTGCCTCTCCCTTAAATGGTCACAaagtattattttgaaataatcttGATGCTACTTCAAGGAAACTGCCTAGGTTTGTTACCCCTTAGTGTAAAGTAGACAACTTACATGGCAAGTAGGTGTAGTCAATTCGAAGCGGAAAAAAAATGGGACCATTTAATCTTTATGGAGTATTTCTGTACCTGCTAACTTTCCCCTAACTCTAACCCTGTAATGTCTGTACCCTGATTAGAGGATCCTGCTGTTGAAACAGCGGAGGAAGCTAAGGAACCAGCAGAGGCAGACATCAATGAACTCTGTAAAGACATGTTCAACAAAATGGCCACTTATTTAACAGGTGAACTGACAGGTAAGGCACTGCTTTACTGACCTGCAAGTAAGTTTTTggttcttttcattttctgttaaagaaaTCTGTTGTGTAGTTTGTCTAAACGATACCTATTTAGATCATATCTAGCAAGACTGGCAGTTCAACCCTGGCATGTTGCTAGACTACTAACAACACTGAGATTAATCATATTAATGAAGTCCCAGAATAGCACAAATACTTTTCAGAAGAATTCAGGGTGATAtcagcaacttaaaaaaaaattatttttagtcttGCAGAAGCTTGTacatggaaaaacaaacaaaccaaaggGGTCTAAGTTAAGAAGGACTAGAAGAGAAGCACAACTGAGTGGAACATGTGCAGCTATTTTGTTTCTGAGTGAGAACGAGGATCATACGCATGTTTTCCAACAGTCATGCTTTAGaataaactgctgtgcaacatTAACTGGAGCAAAGTAAACTGCTCAACAAGTTAATGGATTCCATAGGCTCTAATTTTGAAAGTCCTACATAGCACTACTGATTTGCATGGACTTGAAGGGTATATGTTACAGATTACCAGTCTGGATTTGTGCTATCAGTTTTGTAAACATAAGCGTTTAACTGACAGAATAAGAGTAGAAATGTGAGGAATTAGTcactttttctcaaaaaaaccccgaaAATTGAAAGTGAGTAAGTATTCATCAGTCCAGTTGATTTTTACAATTCACAACATGTCATCTCTTTTCTTATAGACCATTATACTAATACCTCTATTACCATCTAAACTATTCTTTTTTACATTTGGCTATTGGTTTGAAATCTCTTGTTCTCTTGAAGAGTCTGCACCCAATTCAAACTGCatcaactttttaattaaaataaactcttaTTCTTTTTAAGCCACCAGTGAAGACTACAAACTCTTGGAAAACATGAATAAGCTGACTAGCTTGAAGTACCTAGAAATGAAAGATATTGCTATAAACATCAGTAGAAATCTGAAGGATTTAAATCAAAAATGTAAGTAAACCAAATAAAGTAGGGGTATAATGAACAGTACACTTGTTTGGGAAATGAAGCATCTAAGAGTCAGATAGTTCATACTTCATTAGgtgctgaaggaaagaaaactcatTGAAATAGACATGCTGCTATACAATGCCAATCTTGTATGT is a genomic window containing:
- the BLOC1S2 gene encoding biogenesis of lysosome-related organelles complex 1 subunit 2 isoform X1 gives rise to the protein MATAAEGLPEAGAQPAKQDPAVETAEEAKEPAEADINELCKDMFNKMATYLTGELTATSEDYKLLENMNKLTSLKYLEMKDIAINISRNLKDLNQKYAALQPYLEQINLIEEQVAALEQAAYKLDAYSKKLGNYLQKTGETMKLQQSLSWSWA
- the BLOC1S2 gene encoding biogenesis of lysosome-related organelles complex 1 subunit 2 isoform X2, with the translated sequence MATAAEGLPEAGAQPAKQDPAVETAEEAKEPAEADINELCKDMFNKMATYLTGELTATSEDYKLLENMNKLTSLKYLEMKDIAINISRNLKDLNQKYAALQPYLEQINLIEEQVAALEQAAYKLDAYSKKLEAKYKKLEKR